In Sphaerisporangium krabiense, the DNA window CCGGGGATCTCATGCGGGCGCGTGACCTCGGCGCCGAGGCGCTGGCACAGGTAATGGAACTGTCACTGTTCCACGGTGAGGTCGCCGTCGAACTCGCCGCGGCGCTCGCCGAGGCCGAGATCGGCCTGCCGTACGTCGAGCAGGTGCTGGCCTCGACCGGCGTGCCCGTGCCGGAGGACCGCACCACCGAGATCCTGTCGCTGTGGCAGGCCAGCATCTCGGCGGCGGAAGGCGAGGACTCCGCGCTCGCGGTGCACTTCGCCGACGACGCCCTGTCGGCCGGCCGGCCGGCGCGGATCGCGCTCCAGATGGCGCGGGTCGCCATGCGCTGGGCCGAGGTCGGCGCCGCCAAGGCCGTCAGCGACTCCGGTCGCGTCGACGAGCTGGTGGCACGGGCCGGCGCGGTGTTCGCCATGGTGCCGGACGAGTCGGCGGAGCACGCGCGCAGCCTGGTCGTCCTGGCTCGCCTGCGGCTCAGGTCCGGCGACGCCGGCCGTGCGGAGGAGCTCGCCAGGCAGGCGCTGACGCGGCTCGCGGAGGAGCCGTGCACCACCGCCGCCCTGGCGCACCTGGTGCTGGCCGATGTCGCTTTGGCACGGTCCGACGGCAGTCTGGAGGCGACTCTGGAACGCGCGGGCGCGCTGCTGGAGGAGGCCCCGCAGGTCGGGGCGTTCACCGGACGGCAGGTCGCGGCGGTCTGGCGGGAGCTCGGCGATCTCTGGGGACGGGCGGGCAGGCGCCCCCAGCAGACGGCCGCGTATCGTAAGGCGCTGGAGGCGGTCGGCGTGCGGTCGACCGTGGCCGGAGCCGTGACGTCCGCGGTCTTCGCACGGTGACCCTCCCTCGCTCAGTCCGACGCTTCGACGGGTAGACTCCGGGTTAGTCAAGTTCAACCAATCACCGACTCGTCGGATGATTGGTTTCCCGGAGGAGGCTGACTGTGAGTCTGCGTACGGCGCAGCGGGCTTCGCTCGTCGACCAGGTGATCGAGCAGCTGA includes these proteins:
- a CDS encoding helix-turn-helix domain-containing protein, whose product is MPSQGTIGDRVRGLRLSRRMSQAQLAGPDLSDSYVSLIESGKRTPTPVVARLLAERLGCTTEFLLHGIEPRQRIDTELGLRHAELELYHGDPALAADRFGDIVKAAGEDNALLAAHARLGRARALEAQGKIGRAVEAYERLRREAAAHPERLADVPLTVALCRCYQKAGDLMRARDLGAEALAQVMELSLFHGEVAVELAAALAEAEIGLPYVEQVLASTGVPVPEDRTTEILSLWQASISAAEGEDSALAVHFADDALSAGRPARIALQMARVAMRWAEVGAAKAVSDSGRVDELVARAGAVFAMVPDESAEHARSLVVLARLRLRSGDAGRAEELARQALTRLAEEPCTTAALAHLVLADVALARSDGSLEATLERAGALLEEAPQVGAFTGRQVAAVWRELGDLWGRAGRRPQQTAAYRKALEAVGVRSTVAGAVTSAVFAR